The following coding sequences lie in one Synechococcus sp. PCC 7336 genomic window:
- a CDS encoding response regulator, which translates to MNHKAILLVEDNPDDEALTLRALKRNRISNKIVVARDGVEALDILFGRGEYVDCAVLPTPILLDLKLPKIDGLEVLKELRSHDRTKLVPVVVLTTSQEEQDRLASYRLGCNSYIRKPVDFVRFTEAVRQLGIYWLLLNEAPPLPQ; encoded by the coding sequence GTGAATCACAAAGCGATCTTGTTAGTCGAAGATAACCCCGACGATGAAGCACTCACCCTGCGAGCCCTAAAGCGCAATCGCATTTCTAACAAGATCGTCGTGGCACGCGATGGAGTAGAGGCGTTAGATATTCTGTTTGGCCGGGGAGAGTATGTCGATTGCGCAGTCTTGCCGACCCCGATCCTGCTCGATTTGAAGCTTCCGAAGATAGACGGGTTAGAGGTATTGAAAGAGCTGCGATCGCACGATCGCACGAAACTAGTGCCCGTAGTCGTACTCACTACATCGCAGGAAGAACAGGACCGACTGGCCAGCTACCGTTTGGGATGCAATAGCTACATCCGCAAGCCCGTCGATTTTGTTCGGTTCACAGAAGCCGTCAGACAATTGGGTATCTACTGGCTGTTACTCAACGAAGCGCCACCGCTGCCGCAGTGA
- a CDS encoding mechanosensitive ion channel domain-containing protein gives MLAQPVQLRSLRRWSGLVIAVAILLFGWAIAPLPVLAQSPLDALSRTAPVVLDGRELFRIHATDTLTASNRAGYINANLREALRSRNPRDLALTTDTEGLQANISAGGNHLLTVTERDTLPGLTPELQARLWERRLQFSLERALQERTPGYRRQALWRSGGILLGAIAIHLGLGFGHRLMSRRDRRQPQQRRSQQLARLMLALGLILGRLGCWLGVSFWIAELWPLLRRGRYQFLQFLTTSFQEPLIVTMGASGGFSLLDLMVLLGLLAGVWAGAIASTRLLKSQILQPLGAEASLPDGVATTIQYALLIVGTIAILQAWGLDLTSLTIVASVFSVGVGFGLQNIFRNFISGWVILLDRPVQVGDFVNIGSLVGTVERIGARSTTIRTLDRVAIVVPNSHILDREAINWSQGHAVSRLHVPLGVAYGSDIRQVRAVLLRAARSHPTVLQYPRPQVWFQGFGDSALNFELLVWLADPRQQFSLKSDLNYRIEANLRKLGVQVPFPQRDVHLRSPHLEKMAGVWLKQQVDSESLAELEELLAGCEAEERPFVEDAWSKEFLTPLQLQDAFTETQVTELVEKMRGEGGVEIRDRRYRLTTYRNCFVGAEAVEWLMENQRTTRENATQIGQILMDRGMIQHVLDEQPFLDRYLFYRFRDDAGDLTLPQQEDGAPVQ, from the coding sequence ATGCTCGCCCAACCCGTTCAGTTGAGATCGCTTCGCCGTTGGAGTGGCCTCGTCATCGCAGTCGCGATTCTTCTATTCGGCTGGGCGATCGCCCCCCTGCCCGTCCTTGCTCAATCCCCTCTCGACGCACTCTCTCGAACAGCTCCAGTGGTGCTGGACGGTCGCGAACTATTTCGCATCCATGCCACCGATACCCTGACTGCGAGCAATCGAGCTGGATACATTAATGCCAATCTGCGAGAAGCACTGCGATCGCGCAACCCGAGGGATTTAGCCCTCACGACCGATACGGAGGGATTGCAAGCCAATATTAGTGCTGGCGGCAACCATCTCCTCACCGTTACAGAACGAGACACTCTCCCCGGTCTCACCCCCGAGTTACAAGCGCGCTTGTGGGAGCGGCGGCTTCAGTTTTCTTTAGAGCGGGCATTGCAAGAACGCACTCCAGGCTATCGCCGTCAGGCGCTCTGGCGCAGCGGGGGGATTCTGCTGGGGGCGATCGCGATTCATCTCGGGCTTGGTTTTGGGCATCGGCTGATGTCGCGCCGAGATCGCCGCCAGCCACAGCAGAGGCGATCGCAACAGTTGGCCAGACTGATGTTAGCTTTGGGACTCATCCTGGGTCGTTTGGGCTGTTGGCTGGGGGTTAGCTTTTGGATTGCGGAATTATGGCCGCTCTTGCGGCGGGGGCGCTATCAGTTCCTGCAGTTTTTAACCACCAGTTTTCAGGAACCCTTAATTGTCACGATGGGGGCCAGTGGCGGGTTTTCTCTGCTCGACTTGATGGTGTTGCTGGGGCTGCTGGCGGGAGTTTGGGCGGGGGCGATCGCCTCGACCCGCCTGCTCAAATCTCAGATTTTGCAACCACTGGGGGCTGAAGCCAGCCTGCCGGATGGCGTGGCAACGACCATTCAATATGCTCTGCTCATTGTGGGCACGATTGCGATCTTGCAGGCTTGGGGGCTGGATCTGACATCCCTGACCATTGTGGCCAGTGTTTTTAGTGTGGGAGTGGGATTTGGCCTGCAGAATATCTTCAGGAATTTCATTAGTGGTTGGGTGATTTTGTTGGATCGTCCCGTGCAGGTGGGGGATTTTGTCAACATCGGCTCGTTGGTGGGAACGGTAGAGCGAATTGGAGCCCGCAGCACCACAATTCGCACCCTCGATCGCGTCGCGATCGTCGTGCCCAACTCCCACATTTTGGATCGAGAGGCAATCAACTGGAGTCAAGGTCATGCCGTTTCTCGCTTGCACGTTCCCCTCGGGGTGGCCTACGGTTCCGACATTCGTCAAGTGCGCGCAGTTCTATTGAGAGCAGCTCGCAGCCATCCGACAGTGTTGCAATATCCTCGACCGCAGGTCTGGTTTCAAGGGTTTGGAGACAGTGCTCTAAATTTCGAGCTCTTGGTATGGCTGGCCGATCCTCGACAGCAGTTTAGTCTAAAAAGTGACTTGAATTATCGAATTGAAGCCAACTTGCGCAAGTTGGGGGTTCAAGTGCCATTTCCGCAGCGGGACGTGCATTTGCGATCGCCTCACTTAGAAAAAATGGCCGGGGTTTGGCTGAAACAGCAAGTGGATTCAGAGTCGTTAGCAGAACTTGAGGAACTGCTCGCGGGCTGTGAAGCGGAAGAGCGTCCCTTTGTAGAAGATGCTTGGTCGAAGGAATTTTTGACGCCGCTGCAGTTGCAGGATGCTTTTACAGAGACGCAGGTGACCGAGTTGGTGGAGAAGATGCGGGGGGAGGGCGGCGTGGAAATTCGCGATCGCCGCTATCGGCTAACGACGTATCGAAACTGTTTTGTGGGAGCTGAGGCGGTGGAATGGTTGATGGAGAATCAGCGGACAACGCGGGAGAATGCAACTCAGATCGGTCAGATTCTGATGGATCGGGGGATGATTCAGCATGTTTTGGACGAACAGCCGTTTTTAGACCGGTATTTGTTCTATCGCTTTAGAGATGATGCTGGCGATCTGACGTTACCTCAGCAAGAGGACGGGGCTCCCGTGCAATAG
- a CDS encoding response regulator transcription factor: protein MRLLLVEDDIRLVEVLAEALQDYSYVVDVVGDGEAGLDQAIREEYSLILLDVMLPKLDGVSLCRSLRSRGCAIPILMVTARDASTDKVAGLDAGADDYLVKPLDLPELLARIRALLRRGQAIAQPVLQWGALQLDPSCYSVTYNRSPLHLTPKEFSLLELFLRSGQRVLSRRTIVGQLWSYDDPPVEDSVKAHVKALRHKLKAVGAPPDAIENIRGVGYRLKQLA, encoded by the coding sequence ATGAGACTCTTATTGGTCGAAGATGATATCCGTCTGGTTGAGGTTTTAGCTGAAGCACTACAGGACTATTCTTATGTCGTCGATGTGGTCGGCGATGGAGAAGCGGGTCTGGACCAGGCGATTCGGGAAGAATACAGCTTGATTCTGCTGGATGTGATGCTGCCTAAACTGGATGGGGTGAGTCTCTGCAGGTCACTGCGATCGCGCGGTTGTGCGATACCCATTTTGATGGTGACAGCTCGCGATGCCAGCACCGATAAAGTCGCAGGATTGGATGCCGGAGCCGACGACTATCTTGTCAAACCTCTGGACTTGCCAGAATTGTTAGCCCGCATTCGAGCCCTCTTGCGACGGGGGCAAGCGATCGCTCAACCCGTTCTTCAGTGGGGGGCATTGCAGCTCGACCCCAGCTGCTATTCAGTCACCTACAATCGCTCCCCCCTACATCTAACCCCCAAAGAGTTTTCACTGCTGGAACTGTTCCTGCGCAGCGGCCAGCGGGTGTTGAGCCGACGAACCATTGTCGGCCAACTGTGGAGCTATGACGATCCGCCCGTGGAAGACTCTGTCAAAGCCCATGTCAAGGCATTGCGCCACAAACTCAAAGCAGTGGGAGCCCCCCCCGATGCGATTGAAAACATTCGCGGTGTGGGCTATCGGCTCAAGCAGTTGGCCTGA
- a CDS encoding ATP-binding protein, producing the protein MNDDSSNPQLKAIASSNGAASETEQSFHSALPPDSGVEEGNLERFFTLSIDMLCIAGFDGYFKRLNPIWEKTLGYTQAELLAEPYLDFIHPDDRESTIAEARKLADVGINTIAFENRYRCKDGSYRWLLWNATPFPERQLLYCVAHDITERKRAEFALQRQLEIDRLIANISTRFINLPCEQISDGLDRALQEIGQFAGVDSSFVFRFSDNLETPIVARQWVAEGIESRLDRAPSLLPESFPRLHCEQQDRNVIEVANVAELPEIAGGDRDRAFPFAAFVAVSLSYEGEAIGWVGLGSLKPVRNWSRGYRHLLRMVGEIITNALQRQQAETEIRQLNSDLEQRVLERTAQLAATNEELESFCYSVSHDLRAPLRGIDGFSQALLEDYEAVLDDIGQDFLQRIRAATQRMGQAIDDLLALSRVTRQELRWETVDLSALAAEIVELLQQTDRDRQVDVAIAIAPEVRGDDRLLRVMLENLLGNAWKFTSKTPQAQIEFGTLPEAEGLVYFVRDNGAGFDMAYADKLFGPFQRLHRMAEFSGTGIGLATVKRIINRHRGRVWAEAEVDRGATFFFTL; encoded by the coding sequence ATGAACGACGACTCCTCTAATCCCCAATTGAAGGCGATCGCAAGCTCGAACGGAGCTGCCAGCGAGACCGAGCAGTCATTCCATTCCGCTTTACCTCCAGACAGCGGGGTAGAAGAGGGCAACCTCGAGCGGTTCTTCACGCTGTCGATAGATATGCTCTGCATTGCCGGGTTTGACGGCTACTTCAAACGTCTCAACCCCATCTGGGAGAAAACTCTCGGCTACACGCAGGCAGAATTGTTGGCCGAGCCCTATCTCGACTTCATTCATCCCGACGATCGCGAGTCCACCATAGCGGAAGCCCGCAAGCTGGCGGATGTCGGCATCAACACGATTGCATTTGAAAATCGCTATCGATGCAAAGATGGCTCCTACCGCTGGCTGTTGTGGAATGCTACCCCCTTCCCCGAACGGCAATTACTTTACTGCGTCGCCCACGACATTACCGAGCGCAAGCGGGCCGAATTTGCCCTACAACGCCAATTGGAGATCGATCGCCTGATTGCCAATATTTCCACTCGCTTCATTAACTTGCCTTGCGAGCAGATCTCCGACGGGCTCGATCGCGCCCTACAGGAGATCGGCCAATTTGCTGGAGTAGATTCCAGCTTTGTCTTTCGGTTCTCAGACAACCTCGAAACCCCGATCGTGGCCCGCCAATGGGTGGCAGAAGGCATCGAATCTCGGCTCGATCGCGCTCCCAGCCTGCTGCCCGAGAGCTTTCCTCGACTTCATTGCGAACAGCAAGACAGAAATGTTATCGAGGTGGCGAATGTGGCCGAGCTCCCCGAGATAGCAGGAGGCGATCGCGACCGAGCCTTTCCGTTTGCAGCATTCGTTGCCGTCTCGCTCAGCTATGAAGGGGAGGCGATTGGATGGGTGGGGCTTGGCTCTTTGAAGCCAGTTCGCAATTGGTCGCGCGGCTATCGGCACCTGTTGAGAATGGTGGGGGAAATTATCACCAATGCCCTACAGCGGCAGCAGGCTGAGACCGAGATTCGTCAGCTCAATAGCGATTTGGAACAACGGGTGTTGGAGCGCACGGCACAACTGGCCGCGACCAATGAGGAACTGGAATCGTTTTGTTATTCGGTGTCTCACGATTTGCGCGCTCCCTTGCGGGGGATCGATGGCTTCAGTCAAGCGCTGTTAGAGGATTATGAGGCTGTGCTCGACGACATCGGGCAAGATTTCCTGCAACGCATTCGGGCCGCCACTCAGCGCATGGGGCAGGCGATCGACGATCTGCTCGCCCTCTCCCGCGTCACTCGCCAAGAACTGCGCTGGGAAACTGTGGATCTGAGCGCACTGGCAGCGGAGATTGTAGAGTTGCTCCAACAAACCGATCGCGATCGACAGGTGGATGTGGCGATCGCGATCGCCCCCGAAGTGCGAGGAGATGACCGCTTGTTGCGCGTAATGTTGGAAAATCTGCTCGGCAATGCCTGGAAATTCACCTCCAAAACTCCTCAGGCCCAAATTGAGTTTGGCACGCTGCCAGAAGCGGAGGGGCTGGTTTATTTCGTGCGGGATAACGGAGCTGGCTTCGATATGGCCTATGCAGATAAGTTGTTCGGCCCCTTTCAACGGCTCCATAGAATGGCTGAATTTTCGGGGACGGGAATTGGCTTGGCCACTGTTAAACGCATTATTAACCGCCATCGAGGCCGGGTATGGGCTGAGGCCGAAGTCGATCGCGGCGCAACATTCTTCTTTACGCTCTGA